A stretch of the Streptosporangium sp. NBC_01755 genome encodes the following:
- a CDS encoding ABC transporter ATP-binding protein, protein MAIRTPGRRQATAASAPVDEDAWIEVAGLQKLYRPRRSEPTHALSDIGFTVRRGEFISVVGPSGCGKTTLLKILAGLIPRSEGVVRVAGRDVTKPLPEVGMVFQAATLLPWRTILENVMVPVEVQRLDAAVYREQARNLLNMVGLDGFGDKYPHELSGGMQQRAGICRALVHDPSVLLMDEPFGALDAMTREYMNVELLRIWKESGKTVVLVTHSIPEAVFLSDRVIVLSSRPGRIAEIVPIELGRPRDLSVMSSDRAGVYVSRIRQHFNAAGVID, encoded by the coding sequence ATGGCCATCAGGACCCCCGGCCGCCGCCAGGCCACCGCCGCATCGGCACCGGTGGACGAAGACGCGTGGATCGAGGTGGCCGGCCTGCAGAAGCTGTACCGGCCCCGCAGGTCGGAGCCCACCCATGCGCTGTCCGACATCGGCTTCACCGTCAGGCGGGGGGAGTTCATCTCCGTCGTCGGGCCCTCCGGATGCGGTAAGACCACCCTGCTGAAGATCCTTGCCGGGCTGATCCCCAGGAGCGAGGGCGTCGTCCGCGTCGCGGGACGGGACGTGACCAAGCCGCTCCCCGAGGTGGGCATGGTCTTCCAGGCCGCGACCCTGCTGCCCTGGCGCACCATCCTGGAGAACGTGATGGTCCCCGTCGAGGTGCAGAGACTCGACGCGGCCGTCTACCGCGAGCAGGCCAGGAACCTGCTGAACATGGTCGGCCTGGACGGCTTCGGCGACAAGTACCCCCATGAGCTCAGCGGCGGCATGCAGCAGCGCGCCGGGATCTGCCGGGCCCTGGTGCACGACCCGTCCGTACTGCTCATGGATGAGCCCTTCGGTGCCCTGGACGCCATGACCAGGGAGTACATGAACGTCGAGTTGCTGCGTATCTGGAAGGAGAGCGGCAAGACCGTCGTCCTGGTCACCCACTCCATCCCCGAGGCGGTGTTCCTGTCCGACCGGGTCATCGTGCTCAGCTCCCGCCCCGGGCGGATCGCCGAGATCGTCCCGATCGAGCTGGGGCGCCCCCGCGATCTCAGCGTCATGTCCTCCGACCGCGCCGGGGTCTACGTGTCGCGAATCCGCCAGCACTTCAACGCCGCCGGCGTCATCGACTGA
- a CDS encoding ABC transporter substrate-binding protein, which yields MKKSLRLGVGALTVATLTMLAGCGGGDTAAPEGADGAQAARGKITFAIASAVIGPKEEVAAYAVAKDQGFFDEQNLDVETINTDGSVAAIQAVASGSADITAADAGSILAAAEKGVPVKAIGGLVQNWPWVMAVKPGSDIKSGADLKGKKIGVISLASGSSPYARGYVREAGLDPEKDVELLPVGVGAQAAGAISSGQVDALALYTQAYATIENSGVTYEYLPNPDMFQGIRSITFAVRKDTFDEKKDVLTRFLRAGYQGMLFSAVNTEAATRIGYQVFPQILAGKSAEDRIADDTKVMAAWLKTSTPTTGEPETFADWGAISDQEWTKTAAYTKGAGQITKDPVIADVWDASLLPAANEFDSAAVVSKAKAYSPK from the coding sequence GTGAAGAAATCCCTGCGACTGGGCGTTGGCGCCCTCACCGTCGCGACACTGACCATGCTGGCCGGCTGCGGTGGAGGCGACACCGCCGCACCCGAGGGCGCCGATGGTGCCCAGGCCGCCCGAGGAAAGATCACCTTCGCCATCGCCTCGGCGGTCATCGGCCCCAAGGAGGAGGTCGCCGCCTACGCGGTGGCCAAGGACCAGGGCTTCTTCGACGAGCAGAACCTGGACGTCGAGACCATCAACACCGACGGGTCCGTGGCCGCCATCCAGGCCGTCGCGTCCGGCAGCGCCGACATCACCGCCGCCGACGCGGGCTCGATCCTCGCCGCGGCGGAGAAGGGCGTACCGGTCAAGGCGATCGGCGGCCTGGTGCAGAACTGGCCGTGGGTCATGGCGGTCAAGCCGGGCAGCGATATCAAGAGCGGCGCCGACCTCAAGGGCAAAAAGATCGGTGTCATCAGCCTGGCGTCGGGTTCCAGCCCGTACGCGCGGGGCTACGTCCGCGAGGCCGGGCTGGACCCGGAGAAGGACGTCGAGCTGCTGCCCGTCGGCGTGGGCGCGCAGGCCGCCGGCGCGATCAGCAGCGGCCAGGTGGACGCGCTCGCGCTCTACACCCAGGCGTACGCCACGATCGAGAACTCCGGCGTCACCTACGAGTATCTCCCCAACCCGGACATGTTCCAGGGGATCCGCTCCATCACCTTCGCCGTGCGCAAGGACACCTTCGACGAGAAGAAGGACGTGCTGACCCGCTTCCTGCGCGCCGGCTACCAGGGCATGCTCTTCTCCGCGGTCAACACCGAGGCCGCCACCCGCATCGGCTACCAGGTCTTCCCGCAGATCCTGGCGGGCAAGTCCGCCGAAGACCGGATCGCCGACGACACCAAGGTCATGGCGGCGTGGCTGAAGACCTCGACCCCCACCACCGGCGAGCCGGAGACCTTCGCGGACTGGGGTGCGATCAGCGACCAGGAGTGGACGAAGACCGCCGCCTACACCAAGGGCGCCGGGCAGATCACCAAGGACCCGGTGATCGCCGACGTCTGGGACGCGAGCCTGCTGCCCGCGGCCAACGAGTTCGACTCCGCCGCGGTGGTCTCCAAGGCCAAGGCCTACAGCCCGAAGTAA
- a CDS encoding nuclear transport factor 2 family protein yields the protein MATGTAAKLVDHYLRLCEDRDLDEAARLLAPGVRLVFPGDLVFTSLPEMVAGAGGRYLWVRKNRERYFEGEGDDDATVVTSLGTLYGEDLAGAPFSGIRYVDVFVIRDGLIAEQHVYNDLTEAGFPLPGLTPPTPLV from the coding sequence ATGGCTACCGGCACGGCGGCCAAGCTCGTCGACCACTACCTGCGACTGTGCGAGGACCGCGACCTCGACGAGGCCGCCAGGCTCCTCGCGCCGGGGGTGCGGCTCGTCTTTCCCGGGGACCTGGTCTTCACCTCACTGCCGGAGATGGTCGCCGGCGCAGGTGGCCGCTACCTGTGGGTGCGCAAGAACCGCGAACGGTACTTCGAGGGTGAGGGTGACGACGACGCCACCGTCGTCACCTCCCTGGGCACCCTGTACGGCGAGGACCTGGCCGGAGCCCCCTTCTCCGGCATCCGATACGTGGACGTGTTCGTCATCCGCGACGGTCTCATCGCCGAGCAGCACGTCTACAACGACCTCACCGAGGCCGGGTTCCCCCTCCCCGGTCTGACACCCCCCACCCCATTGGTTTGA
- a CDS encoding class I SAM-dependent methyltransferase, with protein MIDIEDRLTFDERSTVDYILAMRKRWADTLYPALAEEYRAGGAPARTVEEAGERFRNLNLYSWFSHLERVQQKMLWKTAGDAVISRRDDLIDQLGEVEAPKGKLTLNAEVELPDWYTDFDIHIQPGGFFSDDLSAYVYEFGARIVMLRDNDGYKFHQLFTQTALPDLPDAARVVDIGCGFGKSTRPLANRYPQAEVIGIDFAAPGLRLAHAEAEAEGVAITYLQGDGRATGLPDGSCDVVTGTMVLHEMPAQAVKETIQEAARLLRPGGALRFLEFQPTGDPFRDATIFEHAERNNEPFFHDLFASDLLEFCREAGLTDTSWSPFDERNDGVRPEGWGDRREWHFPWAALAANKPEN; from the coding sequence ATGATCGATATCGAGGATCGCCTGACCTTCGATGAACGCTCCACCGTGGACTACATCCTGGCGATGCGCAAGAGGTGGGCTGACACGCTCTACCCCGCTCTCGCCGAGGAGTACCGCGCCGGCGGCGCTCCCGCGCGGACCGTGGAGGAGGCCGGCGAGCGTTTCCGTAACCTGAACCTCTACTCGTGGTTCAGCCACCTTGAGCGGGTGCAGCAGAAGATGCTGTGGAAGACCGCCGGCGACGCCGTCATCAGCCGCCGTGACGACCTGATCGACCAGCTGGGCGAGGTGGAGGCGCCGAAGGGCAAGCTCACCCTGAATGCCGAGGTCGAGCTGCCGGACTGGTACACCGACTTCGACATCCACATCCAGCCCGGCGGATTCTTCTCTGACGACCTGTCCGCGTACGTCTACGAGTTCGGCGCGCGGATCGTCATGCTGCGCGACAACGACGGCTACAAGTTCCACCAGCTGTTCACCCAGACCGCGTTGCCCGACCTGCCGGACGCGGCCCGCGTGGTCGACATCGGCTGCGGCTTCGGCAAGAGCACCCGCCCGCTCGCGAACCGCTACCCGCAGGCCGAGGTCATCGGCATCGACTTCGCCGCCCCCGGTCTGCGCCTGGCGCACGCCGAGGCCGAGGCCGAGGGCGTCGCGATCACCTACCTCCAGGGTGACGGCAGGGCGACCGGTCTGCCGGACGGCTCCTGCGACGTGGTCACCGGCACGATGGTGCTGCACGAGATGCCCGCCCAGGCCGTGAAGGAGACCATCCAGGAGGCCGCACGCCTGCTGCGGCCCGGTGGGGCGCTCCGCTTCCTGGAGTTCCAGCCGACCGGTGACCCGTTCAGGGACGCGACGATCTTCGAGCACGCCGAGCGCAACAACGAGCCCTTCTTCCATGACCTGTTCGCCTCCGACCTCCTGGAGTTCTGCCGCGAGGCCGGTCTGACCGACACGTCCTGGTCACCGTTCGACGAGCGCAACGACGGTGTGCGCCCCGAGGGCTGGGGCGACCGGCGCGAATGGCACTTCCCGTGGGCGGCTCTCGCCGCGAACAAGCCGGAGAACTGA
- a CDS encoding oxidoreductase, with protein sequence MPDPGPLFSPVRLGPVSLRNRVFVPGHTTNFGLDNRPTARHTAYHLERARGGVGLIITEAVRVHPTSAGRHISLGSFDDSSIPAYAEVAEAVHAEGARIFAQIMHAGRQASGDATRTAAWSAADVPWAAGAHVPHAMGHGDIATVVDAFGAAAHRMAQAGYDGVEVHLGHGHLLQQFLSPVTNTRTDGYGGDLDGRLRLTREVLASVTRQAPDLPVGLRISADEFLPGGLTPQDMLEVVGLLRGEFPLVYVHVSHSAYHGSYSLATQMADMSFGHAPFRHHAALFKWSFPDLAVLAVCRLDSLPEAVELVTSGEADLVGLARPHIADPHLVRKAMEGRSHESRSCLACNQGCIGRLESSLPISCVVNPEVGAEREWRRMRAEPPLAGARPRRVLVVGGGPAGMEAALSARRAGHEVTLAEAGPELGGQVAIAARVPGRERLALLTSELSRDVATEQITILLGHRVEAADLLAGGRHEGVDDVIVATGSRPRRRELPGGPPVFDLWQAVASLDDPASPLRGTVVVRDDEGAWPAASIAEHLAGLGAKVHLLSPTASLSARITTYSRLALTHRFGELGVKVHPLRVPQGVEGGLLTLRDTLCGDVETLPGVTAIVDAGTPTAVDELYRELDALSEAPRVHVVGDANAPRTALEAVYEGRLAGTFLTDAVSGATALARAH encoded by the coding sequence ATGCCGGATCCGGGGCCGCTGTTCTCGCCCGTCAGGCTGGGGCCGGTGTCACTGCGCAACCGGGTGTTCGTGCCTGGCCACACCACCAATTTCGGCCTGGACAACCGCCCGACCGCCCGGCACACCGCCTACCACCTGGAACGTGCCAGAGGCGGGGTGGGGCTGATCATCACCGAGGCGGTGCGGGTCCATCCCACCAGCGCCGGAAGGCACATCAGCCTCGGTAGCTTCGACGACTCCTCCATTCCGGCCTACGCCGAGGTCGCGGAGGCCGTGCACGCCGAGGGGGCGCGGATCTTCGCCCAGATCATGCACGCGGGGCGGCAGGCCTCCGGCGACGCGACCCGCACCGCGGCCTGGTCGGCGGCCGACGTGCCGTGGGCCGCCGGGGCGCACGTCCCGCACGCGATGGGACACGGCGACATCGCCACGGTCGTCGACGCGTTCGGCGCGGCCGCCCACCGCATGGCCCAGGCCGGGTACGACGGCGTGGAAGTCCACCTCGGCCACGGCCACCTGCTCCAGCAGTTCCTCTCGCCGGTCACCAACACCAGGACCGACGGCTACGGAGGTGACCTCGACGGGCGTCTCAGGCTCACCCGCGAGGTGCTCGCCTCGGTGACCCGGCAGGCGCCGGACCTGCCGGTGGGGCTGCGGATCAGCGCCGACGAGTTCCTGCCCGGCGGTCTGACGCCGCAGGACATGCTGGAGGTCGTCGGGCTCCTGCGCGGTGAGTTCCCGCTCGTCTACGTGCACGTCAGCCACTCGGCCTACCACGGCAGCTACTCGCTGGCGACGCAGATGGCCGACATGAGCTTCGGCCACGCGCCGTTCCGGCACCACGCGGCGCTGTTCAAGTGGAGCTTCCCCGACCTGGCCGTGCTCGCGGTGTGCCGGCTCGACAGCCTTCCCGAGGCCGTCGAGCTGGTCACCTCCGGTGAGGCCGACCTGGTGGGGCTGGCGCGGCCGCACATCGCCGATCCCCACCTGGTCCGCAAGGCGATGGAGGGCCGCTCGCACGAGTCCCGCTCGTGCCTGGCCTGCAACCAGGGCTGTATCGGGCGGCTGGAGAGCAGCCTGCCGATCTCCTGCGTGGTCAACCCCGAGGTCGGTGCCGAGCGGGAGTGGCGGCGGATGAGGGCGGAGCCGCCGCTCGCCGGTGCCCGTCCTCGCCGGGTCCTCGTCGTCGGCGGCGGTCCCGCGGGCATGGAGGCGGCACTGTCGGCCCGGCGCGCCGGCCACGAGGTGACGCTCGCCGAGGCCGGCCCCGAGTTGGGCGGCCAGGTGGCGATCGCCGCCCGGGTGCCGGGCAGGGAGCGCCTCGCGCTGCTCACCTCGGAACTCAGCCGGGACGTCGCCACCGAGCAGATCACGATCCTGCTGGGGCACCGCGTCGAGGCAGCGGACCTCCTCGCGGGAGGTCGCCACGAGGGCGTCGACGACGTCATCGTGGCGACGGGCTCGCGGCCCCGGCGGCGGGAGCTGCCGGGCGGGCCCCCGGTGTTCGACCTGTGGCAGGCGGTCGCCTCCCTGGACGACCCGGCCTCGCCGCTGCGCGGCACCGTCGTCGTCCGCGACGACGAGGGGGCCTGGCCCGCCGCGTCGATCGCCGAGCACCTGGCCGGGCTGGGGGCGAAGGTGCACCTGCTCTCCCCGACCGCCTCGCTTTCCGCCCGCATCACCACGTACTCCAGGCTCGCGCTCACCCACCGCTTCGGCGAGCTGGGTGTCAAGGTCCACCCGCTGCGCGTCCCGCAGGGCGTCGAGGGGGGCCTGCTCACCCTCCGCGACACCCTGTGCGGCGATGTGGAGACCCTGCCGGGCGTGACCGCGATCGTCGACGCGGGCACCCCCACCGCCGTGGACGAGCTCTACCGCGAACTCGACGCCCTGTCCGAGGCCCCCCGCGTGCACGTCGTCGGCGACGCCAACGCGCCGCGGACCGCGCTGGAGGCGGTCTACGAGGGAAGGCTCGCCGGCACCTTCCTGACCGATGCCGTCAGTGGCGCGACCGCGCTGGCCCGCGCCCACTGA
- a CDS encoding AAA family ATPase, giving the protein MRPHRLWITAFGSFPGEEQVDFDALAEAGLFLIHGPTGAGKTTVLDALCYALYGRVPGRRDSAKSLRCDHAPPGRGPGVALEVTVRGRRLKITRSPAWQRPKLKGTGTTRENEKALLQELAPSGEWVGLTTRVDETGEFIGTLLGMNAEQFLQVAMLPQGDFAKFLRADGEDRRKVLERLFSVKVYAAAESWLADRRTEAYREQQTLRKEVDFAVKRLEEAAGSALSTALADVLTEVSAEVSVEVSVEDDPLGWAHAIEELAAREVARLGGEGAGGEAAVRQARESLERGTALADRRRRHAEALTRSRALEETTEERADLETLLEEAAAADRVLPLIQGAEQRAEVAAKAHRLAADAVARALPLLDRTGGADCGDAVLGHLVELERDRQSEITRLGELRAEEPRLAEIVQERERTAREIVELAAAQMVADARLKVLPDLRREVETRLTAARLDAARVPAAESAVEGAATRLRAAEHRDRLAVDLSAARAALAAGLAALPPGVRDAFPTGVHGAPGAGLGDGAHDTLGAEAFPAGGDNTFGTRRDDTALLVEPGEIREVLAAQERECGRQLAGLEGLRVEEARLAELGKLIAVLDGELAQAARQEAEVRGLREGLPAESAEATVRLNEARAAAAGILAARASAEAATAVLTAVRRRETLRAESEIARAAQVEAIDLAQTLRDRYQDIQRSRTEGMAAELAAKLTPGDPCAVCGSPDHPAPAAPADEAHTVADERAAQGAYEAAQERRRDAETTVTVLLSRLDEVLAVAGEETGERAGEILAEAERELEALTLAASAEEALTTEVERIATELDGARTRAEEIARRLAEGRARHTGWQAERERLTARLDGARGDDLTVQARRDRLAAEAERLSAALAAAVHAVEVTAAHREASDRTDLAVPDATGELAGAEGVLAALRESADAEPALAAEAAGIAAESERLRERSRELAVDLAARRTDVERLGADAERLAGRIDEARGQDPTLTARLDRLADEAELLREAVEAVRDERVGAAELVTARDRALSAVVEAGFLGLDDARAAVRSPADREEKVARLHELVTESAAVAAMLADPELVAAAAEPEPDLLSLREARDAADAAHARLLSERSQAEGRLARLAALRTELAACLERWRPADEQHRLADRLAALTGGNSADNRWRMRLSSYVLGERLSQVVASANERLDHMSGGRYLLEHNRDRSAGDRSRSGGGLGLHILDSWTGVGRDPATLSGGESFITSLALALGLADVVTAEAGGVDIGTLFVDEGFGTLDEDTLDGVLDILDGLRDNGRAVGIVSHVAELRTRVPAQLHIRKERRGSTVRQ; this is encoded by the coding sequence ATGCGCCCGCACCGTCTGTGGATCACCGCGTTCGGCTCCTTCCCCGGTGAGGAGCAGGTCGACTTCGACGCCCTCGCCGAGGCGGGGCTCTTTCTGATCCACGGCCCCACCGGTGCGGGCAAGACCACGGTGCTCGACGCGCTCTGCTACGCCCTGTACGGCAGGGTGCCGGGCAGGCGCGACAGTGCCAAGAGCCTGCGCTGCGACCACGCACCCCCGGGACGCGGCCCCGGCGTGGCACTGGAGGTCACGGTCCGGGGGCGGCGGCTGAAGATCACCCGGTCGCCCGCCTGGCAGCGTCCCAAACTCAAGGGCACCGGCACGACCAGGGAGAACGAGAAGGCACTGCTCCAGGAACTCGCCCCCTCCGGGGAGTGGGTGGGGCTGACCACCCGGGTCGACGAGACCGGGGAGTTCATCGGCACCCTGCTCGGCATGAACGCCGAGCAGTTCCTCCAGGTCGCGATGTTGCCCCAGGGGGATTTCGCCAAGTTCCTCCGTGCGGACGGGGAGGACCGGCGCAAGGTTCTGGAACGCCTCTTCTCGGTGAAGGTCTACGCCGCCGCCGAGTCCTGGCTCGCCGACAGGCGCACCGAGGCGTATCGCGAGCAGCAGACCCTCCGTAAGGAGGTCGACTTCGCCGTCAAACGTCTTGAGGAGGCCGCGGGTTCCGCGCTCTCGACCGCGCTGGCGGACGTCTTGACGGAGGTCTCGGCGGAGGTCTCGGTGGAGGTCTCGGTGGAGGACGATCCGCTGGGGTGGGCCCACGCGATCGAGGAGCTCGCGGCACGGGAGGTCGCGCGGCTGGGCGGCGAGGGCGCCGGGGGCGAGGCCGCCGTACGGCAGGCGCGCGAGAGCCTGGAACGCGGCACCGCGCTGGCCGACCGGCGACGCCGCCACGCCGAGGCGCTGACCAGGAGCCGTGCGCTGGAGGAGACCACCGAGGAACGGGCGGACCTGGAGACCCTCCTGGAGGAGGCGGCGGCCGCCGACCGGGTGCTGCCGCTGATCCAGGGTGCCGAGCAGCGCGCCGAGGTCGCGGCCAAGGCCCACCGACTGGCCGCCGACGCCGTCGCCCGCGCCCTCCCTCTCCTTGACCGTACGGGCGGCGCGGACTGCGGTGACGCCGTGCTCGGTCACCTGGTCGAGCTGGAGCGCGACCGCCAGAGCGAGATCACCCGGCTGGGCGAGCTGCGCGCGGAGGAACCGCGCCTGGCGGAGATCGTCCAGGAGCGGGAGAGGACCGCTCGTGAGATCGTCGAGCTGGCAGCCGCGCAGATGGTGGCCGACGCCCGCCTGAAGGTCCTCCCCGATCTCCGGCGGGAGGTGGAGACGCGGCTCACCGCCGCCCGCCTGGACGCCGCCCGCGTCCCCGCCGCCGAGTCGGCGGTCGAGGGCGCCGCCACCCGCCTCCGGGCGGCCGAGCACCGCGACCGCCTCGCCGTCGACCTGTCCGCGGCCCGCGCCGCCCTCGCCGCCGGGCTCGCCGCCCTCCCGCCAGGGGTTCGCGACGCCTTCCCGACCGGGGTTCACGGCGCTCCCGGAGCCGGACTCGGGGACGGAGCCCACGACACGCTCGGGGCGGAGGCTTTTCCGGCAGGGGGCGACAACACGTTCGGGACCCGTCGCGACGACACAGCCCTGCTCGTCGAGCCCGGTGAGATCCGCGAGGTCCTCGCAGCCCAGGAGAGGGAGTGCGGGCGGCAGCTGGCCGGGCTGGAGGGGCTGCGGGTAGAGGAGGCCCGGCTGGCCGAACTTGGCAAGCTGATCGCCGTACTCGACGGCGAACTCGCGCAGGCGGCCCGGCAGGAGGCCGAGGTCCGCGGGCTTAGGGAAGGGCTGCCCGCCGAGTCGGCGGAGGCGACCGTACGGCTGAACGAGGCCAGGGCCGCCGCGGCGGGGATCCTGGCGGCGCGGGCGAGTGCCGAGGCCGCCACCGCGGTGCTCACCGCGGTACGGCGCCGCGAGACGCTCCGCGCCGAGTCGGAGATCGCGCGTGCCGCCCAGGTCGAGGCCATCGACCTCGCCCAGACGCTCCGCGACCGCTACCAGGACATCCAGCGCTCCAGGACCGAGGGCATGGCCGCCGAGCTCGCGGCCAAGCTCACCCCTGGCGACCCCTGCGCGGTCTGCGGCTCGCCTGACCACCCCGCCCCCGCCGCCCCGGCCGACGAGGCGCACACCGTAGCGGACGAGCGCGCGGCCCAGGGCGCCTACGAGGCGGCCCAGGAGCGGCGCAGGGACGCGGAGACCACGGTCACCGTGCTGCTCTCCCGCCTCGATGAGGTCCTCGCCGTCGCGGGAGAGGAGACCGGGGAACGGGCGGGGGAGATCCTCGCTGAGGCCGAGCGGGAACTGGAGGCGCTGACCCTCGCGGCGAGCGCCGAGGAGGCCCTCACCACCGAGGTGGAGCGGATCGCCACCGAACTGGACGGCGCGAGAACCCGGGCCGAGGAGATCGCCAGGCGGCTCGCCGAAGGCCGGGCCCGCCACACGGGATGGCAGGCCGAGCGCGAGCGCCTGACCGCACGCCTGGACGGGGCCCGGGGCGACGACCTCACGGTCCAGGCCCGCCGCGACCGCCTGGCGGCGGAGGCCGAGCGTCTCTCCGCGGCCCTGGCCGCCGCTGTCCACGCCGTCGAGGTCACCGCGGCCCACCGGGAGGCGAGCGATCGGACCGACCTGGCCGTACCAGACGCCACGGGCGAGCTCGCCGGGGCGGAGGGAGTGCTGGCCGCGCTCCGGGAGTCGGCCGATGCCGAGCCGGCGCTGGCGGCGGAGGCGGCCGGGATCGCCGCCGAGTCCGAGCGGCTCAGGGAACGCTCGCGCGAACTCGCCGTCGACCTGGCAGCCCGCCGTACGGACGTCGAAAGGCTCGGCGCCGACGCCGAGCGGCTGGCCGGGCGCATCGACGAGGCACGCGGCCAGGACCCGACGCTGACCGCCAGGCTGGATCGGCTGGCCGACGAGGCGGAACTGCTCAGGGAGGCCGTCGAGGCGGTCAGGGACGAGCGGGTCGGCGCCGCCGAGCTCGTGACCGCCCGCGACCGGGCGCTGAGCGCCGTCGTCGAGGCGGGCTTCCTCGGGCTGGACGACGCCCGCGCGGCCGTCCGCTCTCCCGCCGACCGGGAGGAGAAGGTCGCCCGCCTCCACGAGCTCGTCACGGAGAGCGCCGCGGTCGCCGCCATGCTCGCCGACCCCGAGCTGGTCGCCGCCGCGGCCGAGCCGGAACCCGACCTCTTGAGCCTGCGCGAGGCGCGGGACGCGGCCGACGCCGCCCACGCCCGCCTGCTCTCCGAGCGGAGCCAGGCCGAGGGCCGGCTGGCCCGGCTGGCCGCGCTCCGCACCGAGCTGGCCGCCTGCCTGGAACGCTGGCGGCCCGCCGACGAGCAGCACCGCCTGGCCGACCGGCTTGCCGCCCTGACCGGTGGGAACTCCGCCGACAATCGGTGGAGGATGCGGCTCTCCTCATACGTGCTGGGCGAGCGCCTCAGCCAGGTGGTCGCCTCGGCCAACGAGCGGCTCGACCACATGTCGGGCGGGCGCTACCTGCTGGAGCACAACCGCGACCGCTCCGCCGGAGATCGGAGCAGGTCCGGCGGCGGGCTCGGCCTGCACATCCTGGACAGCTGGACCGGCGTCGGCCGCGACCCGGCGACCCTGTCGGGCGGCGAGAGCTTCATCACCTCCCTGGCCCTGGCCCTCGGCCTGGCCGACGTGGTCACCGCCGAGGCCGGGGGAGTCGACATCGGCACGCTCTTCGTCGACGAGGGCTTCGGCACCCTGGACGAGGACACCCTCGACGGGGTGCTCGACATCCTCGACGGCCTGCGCGACAACGGCCGCGCGGTCGGCATTGTCAGCCACGTCGCCGAGCTGCGCACCCGGGTCCCCGCCCAACTGCACATCCGCAAGGAGCGCCGAGGCTCGACGGTCCGTCAGTGA
- a CDS encoding exonuclease SbcCD subunit D has translation MRVLHTSDWHLGRSFHRESLLAAQGAFVDHLIETVRSERVDVVAVSGDVYDRALPSVDAVELCNQALRRLMDARVRTMLISGNHDSARRLGFGADLIDAAGVHLRTDPGRVGEPVVVDDVAFYGIPYLEPELVRAPWELPERTHTAAIGHAMSLVHADLARRGPRSVVLAHAFVTGGRGSDSERDISVGGVAHMPVSAFDGVDYVALGHLHGRQRMSETVRYSGSPIAYSFSEVGQVKGSWLVDIGPGGYERAEFAEAPVPRPVSRLTGRIDELLASPEHARYEDHWLQVTLVDRIRPKGAMERLRSRFPHTLALSFEPEGGGDETVTRPRVAGRPEIEVALDFVREVRGEAADPAETELLQKAIEASRAKEAMA, from the coding sequence ATGCGGGTGCTGCACACATCGGACTGGCACCTGGGCCGCTCGTTTCACCGGGAGAGTCTCCTGGCCGCCCAGGGCGCCTTCGTCGACCACCTGATCGAGACCGTCAGATCGGAGCGGGTCGACGTGGTCGCGGTCTCCGGTGACGTCTACGACCGGGCACTGCCCTCGGTCGACGCGGTCGAGTTGTGCAACCAGGCACTGCGGCGGCTGATGGACGCCCGCGTGCGCACCATGCTGATCAGCGGCAACCACGACTCGGCGCGCCGCCTCGGCTTCGGCGCCGACCTCATCGACGCGGCAGGTGTTCACCTGCGCACCGACCCCGGCCGGGTCGGCGAGCCGGTCGTCGTCGACGACGTCGCCTTCTACGGCATCCCCTACCTGGAGCCCGAGCTGGTGCGCGCCCCCTGGGAACTGCCCGAGCGCACCCACACCGCCGCGATCGGGCACGCCATGTCCCTGGTCCACGCCGACCTCGCTCGGCGTGGACCCCGGTCGGTGGTCCTCGCCCACGCGTTCGTGACCGGAGGACGAGGCAGTGACAGTGAACGCGACATCAGCGTGGGAGGTGTCGCGCATATGCCGGTGTCGGCCTTCGACGGTGTCGACTACGTGGCGCTCGGCCACCTGCACGGTCGCCAGCGGATGAGCGAGACCGTCCGCTACTCCGGCTCCCCGATCGCCTACTCCTTCTCCGAGGTCGGCCAGGTCAAGGGATCCTGGCTGGTCGACATCGGCCCCGGCGGGTACGAGCGGGCGGAGTTCGCCGAGGCGCCGGTGCCCAGGCCGGTCAGTCGGCTCACCGGCCGCATCGACGAGCTGCTGGCCTCGCCCGAGCACGCCCGCTACGAGGACCACTGGCTCCAGGTGACGCTCGTCGACCGGATCCGGCCCAAGGGCGCGATGGAGCGGCTCAGGTCCCGCTTCCCGCACACGCTCGCCCTGTCCTTCGAACCCGAGGGCGGGGGCGATGAGACCGTCACCCGGCCCAGGGTGGCCGGCCGGCCCGAGATCGAGGTCGCACTCGACTTCGTCCGCGAAGTGCGCGGCGAGGCCGCGGACCCCGCCGAGACCGAACTGCTGCAGAAGGCCATCGAGGCCTCCCGTGCGAAGGAGGCGATGGCGTAG